DNA sequence from the Pseudoliparis swirei isolate HS2019 ecotype Mariana Trench chromosome 6, NWPU_hadal_v1, whole genome shotgun sequence genome:
CTCGTGACCCCCCCATGACCTCCTTCCCTGTGGCGCCACCATCAGCCCAACGGTCCGTTGCTTTTGGACTTAGAGCAAACTGATTTTAGTGGCCGGTCAGTGGTTCCTGTACTCATCCGGCACCAGGTGCATTACCCAGGTAGGCTGCGTGGTTCTTCAGCTCCTCTGGGAACTCGTCCTGGTAGGAGGATTTGGGGGGAACCACTTTTCCGTGTTTGGTCTCTTTGAGCACGGCGCCGTTCCAGTCGTAGGCGCCGACCGCCCCGAGCAGAATGCCGTCCTGATGGGGCGACACGGGATATGACGTCACATCAACCACAGAAGATATGAACAATATAATTGTAGTTATTGTGTTGACACCAGTGAAAAATAGAAATGCAATAAGATAAATATGTCAaaacaactaaactaaaatagaaAAAGTGAACCAGAACAACGTAATAGTGAAGAGACGAGTATCAGAAGTAATACGAACACCAGTAAATACACCAATAGACCCATATGATGGAGAACCCAGGAGCTCTGCAGAGAACCTCCattagaggagtgtgtgtgtgtgtgtgtgtgtgtgtgtgtgtgtgtgtgtgtgtgtgtgtgtgtgtgtgtgtgtgtgtgtgtgtcagggagaggagaggtgattCAGTGTCGTCTGTTTTCCACATCATCGTCTGGCTGCTACCTGACTTCACATTTTTACCTTTAATCCCAAAAGACTTTTGCATATTTATCTGTGTATGGAATGAAGTGCATcatcactagtgtgtgtgtgtgtgtgtccgtgaaaGGAAAACCATCTGCTCTGACGTTGGAGCTCCTATTTTCTGGACAAGACATATTTCTCTGTCGGGTTTGAGGACCGTTATTTAAAGTCCTGGTCTTTTGTTTCCGTGGAACGGGGATCAATAACTCTGATTGATCGGACCGTGGTCGGTTTTCCTGGAGAGAATTGAAGGAAAACCTGAAGCTGCACATTCACAGCTCCGACGAATCAAAGTGGAGATCGGGACGTGTTCCAGCAAAGATTTCTGGGAAATTATCAGGATTCTTTATCCAGTAGGAAAAACATCTTGGGACACaaactacccacaatgcaaagcgTCAAGTCAGACGGTTGGAGTCTTCGTCACCTCTCCAGGTAAAGCCAGATGTCTGGACTctgacccagagcctccaggaCGGACTCACTTGGACTAGATGTGAGGAGAACCCCGCCTGAGCCATCTGCAGACCGAACCCTCGACCCTGACTGCTGGTCCctgcagagagaacacagagaccaCCCTGTTACCACCATGAGAGGACAGGGTCTCATGTGGTGCCAGTGCtactggtcccactggtcctACTGGTCCCACTGGGATGAGGGACCATCTCGCAACAGACGACTGAAGTAGGGAGGTACCCACGTGACGAATGAAGCCCagtattctctctcttttagcTCTGCTTTGGGTCTCCAccactcatctctgtactggtcttgttagaccttagtgctgatagaggactttcctcttgatagtcttacctctctcctcttctctctctccttatggatgaatttacatctctccatcacacattactaactctacttcctccccggagtccttgtgacttcacaccTCAAACTAAATATGTAACATGCTGGCGGTCAGCTGACCTTCCAGGGAGAAGATCCTCTCTCCCAGCGCGTCCACGATGTCCTTCAGCGCCGACTCGTCCGACACGTTGAAGAAGTGTTTCTCATCCGGGTCGCTGGCGATGAACTTGATTTCCTTCAGAAAGGCTTCGGGGTTGATCCCCCGGCGGTTGTAATAACCCAGAACCTGAACGAGACACTCAGGACCTTAAAAGGGTTGGGCGCAAACATGCAGGAGGTCCAAGGTCTCAGGAAatgaagacaggaagtcagacaagaaaaaagaccAGAAAAAAGACAGGAAGTCAAACAAGAGGTCAGAAAGGAAGTCAGGCAGGAAGTCAGAaaagtcagacaggaagtcaggcagGAAGTAAGGCAggaagtcagacaggaagtcaggcagGAAGTAAGGCAGGAAGTCAGACAATAAGTCAGGCAGGAAGTCAGGCAGAAAGTCAGAAAAGTCAGATAGGAAgttagacaggaagtcagacaggaagtcagacacaAAGTCAGAAAGGAAGTCAGACAGGAAATCAGAaaagtcagacaggaagtcagacaggaagtcaggcagGAAGTCAGAaaagtcagacaggaagtcagacaggaagtcaggcagGAAGTCAGACAATAAGTCAGACAGGAAATCAGGCAGGAAGTCAGGCAGAAAGTCAGAAAAGTCAGATAggaagtcagacaggaagtcagacaggaagtcagacacaAAGTCAGATAGGAAGTCAGACAGGAAATCAGAAAAGTCAGATAGGAAGTCAGGCAGGAAGTCAGACAGGATGTCAGACAGGAAgttagacaggaagtcagacaggaagttagGCTGGAAGTCAGGCAGAaaatcagacaggaagtcagacaggaagtcaggcagGAAGTCAGCCGGACAGGTTGGGGCTTGAAGACTCACCGCGATGGCGTACATGGTGACGTTCTCTCGCTCGCTGTCGGCGACGGCCTGCACCAGCTGTGGACTGTCGTGAGATTCTCCGTCGGTGATCACAATCATCACCTTCTGGGCGCCGGGTCGGCCGCCGCGCCTGAACGCCTCCGACCTGCACGCCGGAGAACAGTGACAGTGAGTGGACCCGGTGGGTCACCTCGGGGCTCACCTTGGGGGTCACCTCTGGGGTCACCTCGGGGGTCACCTCGGGGTCCTCATTTGGATTCGTACCGCGCCACGTTGATGCCCAGCgccgtcctcgtctcctcgccgcCCCGCTGGTCGATGCCCCTGGcggcctccaccacctcctccaccgtcTGGTAGTCACCAAGACCGAACTCGTGGACCACCGTGGACCCGTACTGAACCACACCCACCTGCAGCCACAACACACCGCAGATAATGGTTAAGATctttgctcaagggcacgtcGGTGAGGACTTTCTGCCAAACGGAACCCACTGGTTGGCCAGTTTTGCAGGTTTCCTGGTtcacaggtgcatgctgggacatAATCTaaagagtttttatttttgcaatatAAAATCCCCTTTCAGACCTGCGTCTGACCCGGGCCGATGAAGAACTTCTGCAGGATGGTGATGAGGAAGTCCTGGACCTCGTACCACGGGTAGATGGAGTTAGAACCGTCCACGACGATCACGATGTCTATCAACGTCTCACATCCTACGAGACACAACACAGGacagggaggatggagggagggagggagggatggaaagaatgggtggatgggtggtggatggatgaagggatggagggatgaaaagaatgaatgatggatggatgatggatggatgataatATGGATGAAAGATAGATGAttagatggatgatagatggatggatgatagatggatgatggatggatgatagatggatgatagatggatggatgaatagatggatgatggctggatgatggatggaggatagatggatggatagatggatggaatatggatgatagatggatgatggctggatgatagatggatggatgaatagatggatgatagatggatgatagatggatgatggatggatggatgaaggaatAAATGGATGATGGCTGGATGATGGCTggaggatagatggatggatagatggatgatatatggatgatagatggatggatgatagatggatggatggatgatagatggatggatggatgatggatggatggatgatagatggatggatgatagatggatggatgatggatggatggatgtacgTGCTGTGCATTACTCTGCAGGGCCGGGGCGATGCTGTTGGCCAGTCTGAAGCTCCGGCTGACCCTGGAACAGACTCCGGTGCTGTAGAGGGAGCTGCCACACTCATGGGACCAGAGGGGGCCGCAGGTCTGAGGACGGGacaaggggtcaggggtcaggagggAGGCCAGGACCTGGTCTCTTCAGGGTCACGTGGACCTGGTCTcttcagggtcatgtgactcaccACAAAGCTGCCGTCCCGTGGGTTGGAGGTCAGCGTCATGCCCAGCCTCATCTGGTCCTTCCTCTCCAACACGTTGTCCACAGAGAGTTTACCTTCAAGTCACGGAGCacttattattgtcattattactTCATGGATTTATTATtctaatcattattattattatttatgagcATTACCATCAAAGCATCAGGGTCAACGTACTCAATGTAAGCCAAAACATCAAcgtttgttcatttttttaacTTCTTCTACGCATTATTTATTGGAGATGTTTGTACTGTACAAAACTTTTCCTAAAACCAAATGatatcataaataataatacatacttcTTCTCTCGGACTTCTGAAGTACTTTCTGCAGTTCAACCTGAAGTACCAGTACAATCATGTTTTAGGGGGCGGAGCTACTGGGATGTTGCTCACCGAGGTTCAGCTTGCTGCAGTTTGCAAAAAGTCTGGTGTCCAGAGggcacctgaacacatcaccaGTCTGCTGCTCCCCTGTGTATTCAAAGGGAGCTCCAACCAGCAAcctggacacacaaacacacacacacacacacacacactaatatcaTCAAAATATAACTTTATTAGAAATAGTACATTTGTAATgaaagcctgtgtgtgttttcaaggtgaggccatacacacacacacacacacatacacactcacacactctcacaatcgcacactcacaaacacacacacacgttaacgcTGGGCTCTTTTGAAGTGGTTTCAAACCTTGAACAACATCTAAACACACAccttgtatttgtgtgtgtgtgtgtgtgcgtgtgtgtgtgtgcgtgtgtctttgtgtgcgtgtgtgtgtgtgtgtgtgtttatgtgtgtgtgtgtgtgggtttgtgtgtgtgtgtgtgcgtgcgtgtgtgtgtgtgtgtgtgtgtgtgtgtgtgtgtgtgtgtgtgtgtgtgtgtgtgtgtgtgtatgtgtgtgtgtgtgtgcatgtgtgtgtgtgtgtgtgtgtgtgtgtttgtgtgtgtctcttgttgtACATTCCTGAGGAAATGTTTGTGTAACATTAAAGTTAAAGAACCCATCAGAACATTGGGTCTGCGGGTCAGACGGAGTGCAGATGGTTTACAGCATCACCGTCTGGAGGAAGCTCCCACAGAGCGGCGTGGGGTTCCTCCCCGAGGGAACCGAGAGAACCGCAGACGTGCCACTTGTTTACCTCCACTTCAAAGAGCTTACGCAATCCTTGAAGACCGCCGGGTCCAAGTGGATCCAGCTCATAAAAAACAAGACAGAACCGGGAAGGTTGCTCAATCTCACCTGAAGACGGACGACACCCGCTGGACTGGACTAGATTTAGACTGGACTAGATTTACACTGGTCTAGATTTAGACTGGACTAGATTTAGACTGGACTAGATTTACACTGGGCTCCATTTAGACTGGGCTAGACTGTAAAAGACTGGATTGAACGACTAGATTTAGACTGGAATGGATTTAAACTGGACTATACTGGGCTAGATTTAGACTGGAATGGATTTAAACTGGACTATACTGGGCTAGATTTAGACTGGAATAGATTTAAACTGGACTATACTGGGCTAGATTTAGATTAGGTTTCTATAGATGTAAGGCAGACCAGTACAGACTGGTTTCTGTAGATGTAGGCAGACCAGTACAGACTGGGTCTACTGGGTGATCTGGGATCCTTACCACTGGCGTCCTCCCGCCTCGTGCTGCTGGACTGTGTATCCAAACTGGTTTTCTTTAGAACCGGAGAAGATCTTAAAGTTCTTGGTGTCGAAGTTGAAGCCGAGCTGAAGATCtgaaacacagaagaagaagaagaagaagaagaagaagaagaagaagaagtgctcAGTAAAACCAGTTGAACTTGAAGTGATCATAGAAACATGAAGGATTCATTGGTTGActggttccctctctctccctctcagtgtTGAGTgatgctctctccctctcacccctctctctctctccctccctctcctctcccccatctctctctccctctctctttcagtgttgagtgatgctctctctctctcagtgttgagtgatgctctctctctctgtgttgagtgatgctctctctctctctctctgttgagtaatgctctctctctctctgtgttgagtgatgctctctctctttgtgttgagtgatgctctctcgctctctctctctctgttgagtgatgctctctctctttgtgttgagtgatgctctctctctctctcagtgttgAGTGATTCTCTCTCAGTGTTGAGTGatgctctccctccctctctctgtgctgAGTGatgcactctctccctctctctctctctctcagtgttgagtgatgctctctctccctctctctcagtgTTGAGTGAtgctctatctccctctctctgtgttgagcgatgctctctctctctgttgagcGATGCTCTCTCTGTTGAGTGATgctctctctttgtgttgtgtgatgctctctctctctctatctgtgctgagtgatgctctctctttctctgtgttgagtgatgctctctctctctcagcgttgagtgatgctctctctctccctctctctctgtgttgagtgatgctctctctctctcagtgttgagtgatgctctctctctcagcgttgagtgatgctctctctctccctctctctcagtgttgagtgatgctctctctctctcagcgttgagtgatgctctctctctccctctctctctgtgttgagtgatgctctctctctctcagcgttgagtgatgctctctctctccctctctctctgtgttgaatgatgctccctctctctcagtgTTGAGtgatgctccctctctccctctctctcagcgttgagtgatgctctctctctcccctctctctctgagttgagtggtgctctctctctccccctctctctcagtgttgagtgatgctctctctctgtgtattgagtgatgctctctctctctctctctctctcagttgtGGCGGTTAAAATGTTTCGAATTgggtgcttccacaacatatatacataggtcAGTTCagtgatgctctctctctccctctctgtccctctctctctgtctctctgtgttgagaggggctctctctctccccctctctctctgtgttgagtggtgctctctctccccctctctctctgtgttgagCGGTGCTCTCTCGCTCACCTGGCAGGAAGCAGCAGGTCCACATCagaagaggaagacgatgaTAATCCATGAGTGAGTTTGTGAAGACGAGAGACTTGTTCCTGAACTCTGCTGCTgtggtgtgtgaggaggaggaggagcaggcggaggaagaggataaggaggagcaggatgaggaggaaaaggtggagcaggaggtggagcaggaggagcagtgaACACACCTCTTCACCTTCTTCAGGTTGgagcacaaacaggaagtgagtccaGATGTTCACGTGATGAATTCAGAGTTGTTAatggttcatcctctgggaccatggtggttcatcctctggggaccttggtggttcatcctctggggaccttggtggttcatcctctggggaccttggtggttcatcctctggggccatggtggttcatcctctggggccatggtggttcatcctctggggccatggtggttcatcctctgggtcCATGGTAGTTCATCCTCTGGAGACCATGGTGGTTCATCCACTGGGGAGCTATGAACAACGCGTGTAATGAACAACAAAGAGAAGCATGACGATCAAAATGACGTTCTGGTTGAAACATTCAGACCGAGAAGCGAAGCTTGACGTCGTTTGGAAGCTGGAGGAAAGTTTCCTGGCCTGAAGAGAACTCGtaggagacaggaagcaggaggggCGGAGTCCAAGCTGCACTTCATCTGCAGGAGTCTGGATCAGGACCTCAACCTCCAGCAGTCAGATTTATTGTAAGTTGATCAAAAGTGAAATGTGTGGTCCTTTATTCACTTTTGTgttccatcttcatcatcatcatatccaTCAGTGATTTCTGAAATCAGTGAATCATGAAACTCGACCAGATGGAGCGCTCCCGCCTTCATTTAGAGTCCCCAGAGGTTGAGATCAGAAGGTCCTTTCATAAACATTATAATCAGGATGTTAAACGAGCTCATAGGCACTCAGGTAGTCCAGTACCACTGAGATGGGCACacctttagggcggggctaccaggtGAGTGACATGTCtacgtcacttcctgttctctggttgcataaaaacaagatggcgacggccgtaaTGCAGAATTTAAGACTTCAACGTGTCATAAGTGACATGACGACTATGTTCTCATAGTCTATACCCGAGTTCACATCGACCTGACCTCACGGGAGACCTGGTCCCAGATGGCCCAGTGTCCTGGACATGAACCTCTCAGAGGTATAAAGAAGCAgaacctgtttgtttgtttgaggagATTCTGAAACTAGAACCCAAATGAAGTGAAGGAAGAAGAACCTTCAGAGCAGAGAATGCctctactgccccctggtggaccgGCCGAAGGTTTACACCACGTCTTCACtcaaagaacaaaataaatacatgagaaCTGTTTTAaagtaaacacaacaacaatgttCATGATCTGGTGGAACACGGATCATCACTTGTGTGTCTCAGTGATCAGAAATAAAGAAATCAGATGGACGATTTATTGATATTCAAACAACGAGACACTAAAACAATCAAGATTATGAGGATGGAGATGAGTTTAAGTTCCTGTAGTCACACGGTCTACTAACGGGAGGACTGCAGGGccttcagggcttcagggctttAGGGCGTCAGGGtctcaggtcttcaggtctttaggccttcagggcttcaggtcttcaggtctttagGGCTTCAGGGGCCTCGGCCCGTCCGCTCGGCGCTGCTGAAGCCCTCAGAGCGCTCGCTGCCCTCCGGGGCGGAAAACTTCACCTTCCTGCTCGACCTCTGCAGACACAAACGTCCTCCATCAGGTTTCAAGCGTTACAGTCTCAGAAGTCTTCCTGAGGTTCTCACCTGGGCCGCGAGGCCTCGGGGGAACCGGGAGAGCTGGTCCCTGTGGCGCCGCGTCCTCTCCCAGTCCTCCCACCACACCTGGCGGCGGTGCTCCGACTGGCGGCTCGTGATTCGCTGGTAGATGGCCTCGTTCTGACGGCTCACCAGCAgaagctcctccctcctcttgtcGGCATTCAGACTGAGGAAGAACccgggaggatgaggagggaggaggaagagggaagagggaggaagtggaTTCAGGAAGTGGATTCATAGCAGCTTCCTGTCTCCCCGAGTCCAGAATTAAAGGTTTCAGAGAAGCTTTCTAGCTGCTGTGAAGATGAGAGCTGCCCCGGCCCAGAGAGAGATCCATCCCAGAGGCTGTCACCAGCTTCAATAATTCAACAGCCTAACAGAGCAGGACACATCCATTATGTAACGGCCCAACAAGGAGAGGAAGACCTCGTGGGAAGAGAAGAACTCTACGCAGGGCACAACGTAACACGACGTGACACGACGTAACGTAAGACTAACAGGAAGTAACACGACGTAACACAGCGTAACACAGCGTAACGTAGGACTAACAGGAAGTAACACGACGTGACACGACGTAACGTAAGACTAACAGGAAGTAACACGACGTAACACAGCGTAACACAACGTAACGTAGGACTAACAGGAAGTAACACAACGTAACATAGGACTAACAGGAAGTAACACAACGTAACACAACGTAGGACTAACAGGAAGTAACACGACGTAACGTAAGACTAACAGGAAGTAACACGACGTAACATGACGTAACACAGCGTAACACGACGTAACGTAAGACTAACAGGAAGTAAAATGATGTAACACAACGGAACACAATATAACGTCGGAACACGGCGGAACACGACGTAAAAAGACGAAACACGACATAACGTGGCGTAACGTAGGGCTAACATGGCGTATGTTGCGGTCTGGCCGTATCTGCAGGACTAACCCTCCGGTGTTGTGTGGGGTCTCAGGCGGTTCTTACCTCCTcaggtggttctggttctggttctggtggtcCACCAGACCTTTAGAGCAGACGATGTGGGCCAGCTTGGAAGCCAACAGTCGGTTGTCCCTGTCGATG
Encoded proteins:
- the si:ch211-284k5.2 gene encoding uncharacterized protein CFAP97D2, which gives rise to MHRSYQPLKPVTNRYLQQRWDQQDYENHRRKVSSSLPVVDMKGKRTPDHVQLKLKKLQLQDERLSVIDRDNRLLASKLAHIVCSKGLVDHQNQNQNHLRSLNADKRREELLLVSRQNEAIYQRITSRQSEHRRQVWWEDWERTRRHRDQLSRFPRGLAAQRSSRKVKFSAPEGSERSEGFSSAERTGRGP